The Hemicordylus capensis ecotype Gifberg chromosome 6, rHemCap1.1.pri, whole genome shotgun sequence genome window below encodes:
- the LOC128331646 gene encoding inactive phospholipase C-like protein 2 isoform X4, which produces MADWTPGVPPSGSPRPGPPRAPPQEGDAGAAGAAATAEAPGELSPLRSGSGGSACSSRDHSAERDPHGLARTAPAAGIMKDGSRQRPVQKKKTVSFSTMPSNRKLSSTAACISFMLEGCEMKKVRSNSRMYSRFFVLDPDLRFMHWEPSKKDSEKAKIEIKSVREVRVGKKTPVLRSNGLSDQFPDECAFSIIYGDNYESLDLVASSADVVNAWVMGLRYLASYGKHTLEETPETGHPNPRTSWISSVFEIADLEKEGRIPVSRAVQLIRALNPGMKASTIELKFKELQKAASERLGEEVSCEVFVEAYCELCTRPEVFFLLVQFSSNKEYMGLKDLMSFLEAEQGMEGVTEEMCMEIVSKYEPSKEGREKGYLAIDGFTRYLLSADCAIFDPQHRKVCQDMSQPLSHYFISSAHGACLAEDSCFWGGSTSDIGGYVAALKSGCRSLELVVCDGPSGEPVVSAGTRLAFSRVVGAIAEYAFEASEFPLILCLSVRCCVAQQRLVAEYLRKTFGDKLYLIPPNPNKVYLPSPERLKRCILIKGRKLPPSCQASEGDVSDDEETAELGLPLGEEDHEPPRCRRVLCQELSDLVSLCQAVSFQGFEASRRGQCYWEVCSFSEVEAGRYTNEEPEDFVAYNKRFLSRVYPSPMRIDASNMNPQDFWKCGCQMVAMNYQTPGLMMDLNAGWFRQNGSCGYVLRPAIMREEVSYFSANTRDTLPGISAQLLHLKIISGQNLPKPKGSGAKGDVVEPYVCAEMHGIPADCAEKRTKTVLQSGDNPVFEETLEFQVNLPELAILRFVVLDDDYIGDEFIAQYTIPFECLQVGYRHVPLQSLAGEPLPNTTLFVHVAITNRRGGGKAHRRGLSGRKGRRMREYTSTKATGIKAIDEVFRTATQPLREATDLRENMQIEDK; this is translated from the exons GATGGATCCCGCCAGCGCCCTGTACAGAAGAAGAAGACGGTCTCCTTCAGCACCATGCCCAGCAACCGCAAGctcagcagcacagcagcctGCATCTCCTTCATGCTGGAGGGTTGTGAGATGAAGAAGGTGCGCTCCAACTCCCGCATGTACAGCCGGTTTTTTGTCCTGGACCCCGACTTGCGTTTCATGCATTGGGAGCCTTCCAAGAAGGACTCTGAAAAAGCCAAGATTGAGATCAAGTCGGTCAGAGAGGTGCGGGTTGGGAAGAAGACTCCTGTGCTGCGCTCCAACGGCCTCTCGGACCAGTTCCCTGACGAGTGTGCGTTCTCCATCATCTATGGAGACAACTATGAGTCCTTGGACCTGGTGGCAAGCTCCGCTGATGTGGTGAATGCCTGGGTGATGGGGCTGCGATACTTGGCCTCCTATGGAAAGCACACGCTAGAGGAAACTCCTGAGACTGGCCATCCCAACCCGCGCACCTCATGGATTTCCTCTGTCTTTGAGATTGCAGACCTGGAGAAGGAAGGCCGAATCCCAGTCTCCCGGGCTGTGCAGCTCATCCGGGCACTCAACCCTGGGATGAAAGCCTCGACTATtgaactgaaattcaaagagctcCAGAAAGCAGCTAGTGAGCGGCTGGGGGAAGAGGTGAGCTGCGAGGTCTTTGTGGAGGCCTACTGTGAGCTGTGCACCAGGCCTGAGGTTTTCTTCCTTCTGGTCCAGTTTTCCAGCAATAAAGAGTACATGGGCCTGAAAGATCTGATGAGCTTCCTGGAGGCCGAGCAGGGCATGGAAGGGGTGACGGAGGAAATGTGCATGGAGATTGTGAGCAAATACGAGCCATCCAAGGAAGGCCGGGAAAAGGGCTACTTAGCCATTGATGGCTTCACTCGCTACCTCCTCTCCGCTGACTGCGCCATATTTGACCCCCAACACCGCAAGGTGTGCCAGGACATGAGCCAGCCGCTGTCCCATTACTTTATTAGCTCTGCACATGGCGCATGTCTGGCTGAGGACAGCTGCTTCTGGGGCGGCTCCACCTCGGACATTGGGGGTTATGTGGCGGCCCTCAAGTCTGGCTGCCGCAGCTTGGAACTTGTGGTGTGCGATGGCCCTTCTGGAGAACCGGTGGTCAGTGCCGGGACCCGCTTGGCCTTCTCCAGGGTGGTGGGTGCTATTGCAGAGTATGCCTTCGAGGCCTCTGAGTTTCCTCTCATCCTGTGCCTCTCTGTGCGCTGCTGTGTTGCCCAGCAGAGGCTCGTGGCTGAATATCTGAGGAAGACCTTTGGGGACAAGCTGTACCTGATACCACCAAACCCCAACAAGGTCTACCTCCCTTCTCCGGAAAGACTCAAAAGATGCATCCTCATCAAAGGCCGCAAGCTGCCCCCTAGTTGCCAGGCCAGTGAGGGGGATGTATCCGATGACGAGGAGACCGCAGAGCTGGGCCTGCCGCTTGGTGAGGAGGACCATGAGCCGCCCCGCTGCCGGCGGGTCTTGTGCCAGGAGCTCTCTGACCTGGTGAGCCTGTGCCAGGCAGTGTCTTTCCAGGGCTTTGAGGCCTCTCGGCGGGGCCAGTGCTACTGGGAGGTTTGCTCCTTCAGTGAGGTGGAGGCTGGGCGCTACACCAACGAGGAGCCAGAAGATTTTGTGGCCTATAACAAGCGCTTCCTGTCACGGGTTTACCCCAGCCCCATGCGCATTGACGCCAGCAACATGAACCCCCAGGACTTTTGGAAGTGCGGCTGCCAGATGGTGGCTATGAACTACCAGACACCAGGCCTCATGATGGACCTGAACGCCGGCTGGTTCCGTCAGAATGGGAGCTGTGGCTACGTGCTCCGGCCAGCCATTATGCGCGAGGAGGTGTCCTACTTCAGCGCCAACACCAGGGACACCTTGCCTGGCATCTCAGCCCAACTTCTGCATCTCAAGATCATCAGTGGCCAGAACCTGCCCAAGCCCAAGGGCTCCGGGGCCAAGGGGGACGTGGTGGAACCATACGTCTGCGCCGAGATGCACGGCATCCCTGCCGACTGTGCTGAGAAGCGCACCAAGACGGTGCTGCAGAGCGGGGACAACCCTGTCTTCGAGGAGACCCTGGAGTTCCAGGTGAACCTCCCTGAACTGGCCATCCTCCGGTTTGTGGTTCTCGACGACGATTACATTGGAGATGAGTTCATTGCGCAATACACCATTCCTTTTGAGTGCCTCCAGGTGGGCTACCGCCACGTTCCGCTCCAGTCCCTGGCGGGCGAGCCCCTCCCCAACACGACCTTGTTTGTGCACGTAGCCATCACCAACCGGCGGGGCGGAGGCAAAGCGCACCGGCGGGGCCTCTCGGGGAGGAAGGGGCGGCGCATGCGGGAGTACACGTCTACCAAGGCCACCGGAATCAAGGCCATCGACGAGGTGTTCCGCACTGCCACTCAGCCGCTGCGGGAGGCCACAGACCTGCGGGAGAACATGCAG ATTGAAGACAAGTGA